GCGGCGAGGAATAGCGCGCGATTGCACGCTCTCGTGCCGCGGGCTATCTAGCCCCCACATCCAACAGAAGAGAGCCAACACCATGAGCAAGCATGCCAACAACCCTGCTGTTGCCTATTTCCCCAACGTCGAATTCCACAAACACCTGGGGGTCGAAATCCTCGAGACCGCCGACGACTACGTGAAGATGCGCCTTCCCCACCGGAAGGAGCTCACCGGCGGCGGCGACGCCTACCACGGCGGCGTGGTCGCCTCCCTCATGGACTGCGCCGGGTCGCTGGCCTGCTACTGCGGTCACGACCTGAGTAAGGGCTTCCGGGGCTCCACCGTGACGCTGACCATCCAGTATATCTCCGCCGCCCGCGGCGAGAATCTCATCGCCGAGGGCCAGGTCAACAAGCGCGGCAAGGAACTCATCTTCTC
This genomic window from Chrysiogenia bacterium contains:
- a CDS encoding PaaI family thioesterase, whose protein sequence is MSKHANNPAVAYFPNVEFHKHLGVEILETADDYVKMRLPHRKELTGGGDAYHGGVVASLMDCAGSLACYCGHDLSKGFRGSTVTLTIQYISAARGENLIAEGQVNKRGKELIFSDVTITTENEGRLIAKGVLVYRLV